ACGACAgtgaataataatcgtatactTCATacacattttcaatttttcagtTGTTAAAATCTTAAATTGTACTTTGAACTTTTTAAAGTAGATCTGAAATCATGcttatataatcaatataataacattaatattaaaatcctaaagtaatatatatatatatagcataaaATGGGAAATAAATCGAGTCTTCTTTTACGTGAAGAAGAAATAGCTCAAATTCAAGAAGCAACAGGATGTATGtactgaaaaaattataaaattgttaacatattaaaatagatgaaaaataagattctattaaatatgtgtgatgtgtgtgtatatatttaattaaatctttatttcatttattctagTTACTCCAAATCAGATTGAACGCTTATATAGTCGATTTACTAGTCTGGATCGTGGAGACTGTGGTACATTAAGTCGAGAAGATTTTCTAAGAATTCCTGAACTTGCAATAAATCCTCTCGGTGAAAGAATAGTAAATGCCTTTTTTGATGAAAGTGGTAATGATAGAGTTAACTTTTTACAGTTCATGCAAGTACTAGCACATTTTAGGCCAATCAAGAAAAATAGTCCTAACAGATTAAATTCGAGacaggaaaaattaaaatgtaagtaatattatcacttgttttagataatttacgaattcattcatatttattatttatataaacaactTAATtggtaaatacaaaaaattataattaacaaatcgtaataattatttaataatttatatttatagttgcTTTTAAAATGTATGACTTGGATAACGATGACTTAATATCTAAAGATGAATTATTGGCTATTTTGCACATGATGGTTGGAGCTAACATTAGgtaagaagtatatatatttacacaagTAAAATATAGATcactatatagatatatacgtattaatatgtctctctctatttatatatagtgaGGAACAACTTACCAGCATTGCAGAACGTACAATTGTTGAAGCAGATGAAAATGGAGATGGTATGATATCTTTGGAAGAATTTTGCAAAGTATTAGAACGAACAGACGTTGAACAAAAAATGTCTATAAGATTTCTTAGCTAAATTTACTATGTATTCTAacagattttctttattaataatgttaaaaagagcaaaataaaaaagaaaacttattataatgaaatatgtattaatatgtctaatattttgtttctttatcttttatgagtattatattttcatataacaatctttgtataatttatatgaatattatatattgtttgtgTTACATGTTATT
This genomic interval from Vespula pensylvanica isolate Volc-1 chromosome 8, ASM1446617v1, whole genome shotgun sequence contains the following:
- the LOC122630989 gene encoding calcineurin B homologous protein 1, producing MGNKSSLLLREEEIAQIQEATGFTPNQIERLYSRFTSLDRGDCGTLSREDFLRIPELAINPLGERIVNAFFDESGNDRVNFLQFMQVLAHFRPIKKNSPNRLNSRQEKLKFAFKMYDLDNDDLISKDELLAILHMMVGANISEEQLTSIAERTIVEADENGDGMISLEEFCKVLERTDVEQKMSIRFLS